The following DNA comes from Planktothrix serta PCC 8927.
TCTCAAAGGCCATGAGAGTTGGGTCATCAGTGTGAGTTGGAGTCCCGACGGTCAAACCCTGGCTTCTGGGAGTGTTGACAAGACTATTAAGCTGTGGAGTCGAGAGGGTCAACTGTTGCACACTCTCAACGACTATAAGAATTCGGTCTATAGTGTGAGTTGGAGTCCCGACGGCCAAACCCTGGCTTCTGGGAGTGGTGACAAGACTATTAAGCTGTGGAGTCGAAAGGGTCAACTGTTGCACACTCTCAACGGCCATGAGGATTGGGTCAGGAGTGTGAGTTGGAGTCCCGACGGCCAAACCCTCGCTTCTGGGAGTTTTGACAACACCATTAAGCTGTGGAGTCAAGGGGGTCAACTGTTGCAGACTCTCAACGGCTATGAGAGTTCATTCAGCAGTGTGAGTTGGAGTCCCGACGGTAAAACCCTGGCTTCTGGGAGTGAAGACAAGACCATTAAGCTGTGGTGGAGTCGAGAGGGTCAACTGTTGCGGACTCTCAACGGCCATAAGTATTGGGTCTGGAGTGTGAGTTGGAGTCCTGACGGCCAAACCTTGGCTTCTGGGAGTCATGACAACACCATCAAACTGTGGAATTTTGATTTGGATCAATTAATGGTATCGGCTTGTAAGTGGATGAAGGATTATCTGGAGAATAGTTCG
Coding sequences within:
- a CDS encoding WD40 repeat domain-containing protein; translated protein: HEDSVWSVSWSPDGQTLASGSDDNTIKLWSREGQLLHTLQGHEDSVWSVSWSPDGQTLASGSDDNTIKLWSREGQLLHTLKGHESWVISVSWSPDGQTLASGSVDKTIKLWSREGQLLHTLNDYKNSVYSVSWSPDGQTLASGSGDKTIKLWSRKGQLLHTLNGHEDWVRSVSWSPDGQTLASGSFDNTIKLWSQGGQLLQTLNGYESSFSSVSWSPDGKTLASGSEDKTIKLWWSREGQLLRTLNGHKYWVWSVSWSPDGQTLASGSHDNTIKLWNFDLDQLMVSACKWMKDYLENSSSVSEEDRHLCDGVTVKQNSKP